From one Mucilaginibacter inviolabilis genomic stretch:
- a CDS encoding NPP1 family protein — protein sequence MKSKSLLPVLLATIIMLFSQCKKQEDIMASSDAGKTAKQKVNTVMCADCAESTAKITGSVAQTLAATYAPTLKFDRATPDYPTSVENVWASTDPASMVCNGTLVLTNRDAPRSTNFSTYYEVQQNPNDINKVFIDYWWTYKTQSTCFENLGGHDYDWEHIVIQVNTQTNRIITVTYFQHAGWYTRDWRSVTPGTRVQVYVAKTSHGSFHFGNSISFPGYACSYYGDYRNPNGTANDVPTGGNLVEMSCNITQLSFNGFWGTGVGKGPLYRNLAYWSYSTCNGHDGITGTDGCSQSSFPDGTILGGI from the coding sequence ATGAAATCAAAATCACTATTGCCGGTGTTGCTGGCCACAATCATTATGCTGTTTTCCCAGTGTAAAAAGCAGGAAGACATTATGGCCAGCTCTGATGCCGGCAAAACTGCAAAACAAAAAGTTAACACCGTAATGTGCGCCGATTGTGCCGAAAGTACAGCCAAGATTACCGGTTCTGTAGCCCAAACATTGGCTGCTACCTATGCTCCAACTTTAAAGTTTGACCGCGCCACACCAGATTATCCAACCAGTGTTGAAAATGTGTGGGCAAGCACAGATCCGGCCAGTATGGTATGTAACGGAACGCTGGTACTCACCAACCGCGATGCTCCACGCAGTACCAATTTTTCTACTTATTACGAAGTGCAGCAAAATCCTAATGATATAAACAAGGTTTTTATTGATTACTGGTGGACGTATAAAACCCAGTCGACCTGCTTTGAAAATCTGGGCGGTCATGATTATGATTGGGAACACATCGTTATACAGGTAAACACGCAAACCAACCGCATCATTACGGTTACCTATTTTCAGCATGCCGGCTGGTACACCCGCGACTGGCGCAGCGTAACACCGGGTACCCGAGTGCAGGTATACGTTGCCAAAACCAGCCACGGCAGTTTCCATTTTGGTAATTCTATTTCTTTCCCGGGTTATGCCTGCTCTTACTATGGTGATTACCGCAACCCTAATGGTACGGCGAACGATGTGCCAACCGGTGGCAACCTGGTTGAAATGAGCTGTAATATTACTCAACTAAGCTTTAACGGTTTCTGGGGTACAGGCGTAGGCAAAGGGCCTCTGTATCGCAATTTGGCTTACTGGTCGTACTCCACCTGTAATGGGCACGATGGTATTACCGGTACCGATGGCTGCAGCCAAAGCAGTTTCCCGGATGGAACAATTTTGGGCGGTATTTAA
- a CDS encoding sensor histidine kinase encodes MKIYYSFIIFMAIALGSKAQLPLNGKHYADSIQLSLKKPASDSVKARSCFLLTDYFILSEDTVKARQYLQQGVKYSGDNKYLNAVSMVFHADVLPGSRPDSAIKTFLEAEKELEKYNSRDAFLIRAKGWHDYARLLHFKNDNLEAYVDILLNKALPLTQQAGDRGYTGKLYLDLSFAFKNLGNFKKAEVYLFKAISTLKNAPEAPQYLASAYHTLSENYSLLGKAKQAAAMLDSMRVLLTPYPDADAWLDYYAAEGMRLTITSQFDQSLSVINKGIELAQKLKQEYPEQRLLMQKFYALYNKKSFQQAKDVALDLSHRKPFMNMAANRSQLFYCLALTDEELKDKAGAYDWMKRYSALSDSISHSTLETKINSLEIKYQTSEKQKKITELEAGRQKAVFTNWLLGIASILLLVILASLVFYYRNSKKLAHQKELNYQQQLKDIEQQQKLQFTQAMLTGEEQERQRVARDLHDGLGGMLSGIKIKLSGQAKAGGHQELDGVIQQLDHSVTELRRIARNMMPESLLRLGLETALRDLCESLMSDQTPIKFQAYDIRKDMPAVIQANIYRIVQELLSNAVRHAKASKIVLQCSQNDEIFLITIEDNGIGFDTAAGLKAEGIGFSNIKNRVDYMKGKMDIESVINEGTIINIELNAAG; translated from the coding sequence ATGAAAATATATTACAGCTTTATTATTTTTATGGCTATTGCCCTGGGCAGCAAGGCACAGCTACCGCTTAATGGAAAGCATTATGCCGATAGTATCCAGCTATCTTTAAAGAAACCGGCATCCGATAGCGTAAAAGCCAGGAGCTGTTTTCTCTTAACAGATTATTTTATCCTGTCTGAAGACACCGTAAAAGCTCGCCAATATTTACAACAGGGGGTTAAGTACAGCGGAGATAATAAATATCTTAATGCTGTTTCTATGGTTTTTCATGCAGACGTATTACCAGGCTCACGTCCGGATTCGGCAATAAAAACTTTTTTAGAAGCCGAGAAGGAACTTGAAAAGTATAATTCCCGTGATGCTTTTTTGATAAGGGCCAAGGGCTGGCACGATTATGCCCGCTTACTGCATTTTAAAAATGATAATCTGGAAGCCTATGTGGATATCCTGCTGAATAAAGCGCTTCCATTAACCCAACAGGCCGGCGACCGCGGCTATACCGGTAAGCTTTACCTGGATTTATCTTTCGCTTTTAAAAACCTGGGCAACTTTAAAAAGGCCGAAGTTTATTTGTTTAAGGCCATTTCCACATTAAAAAATGCGCCCGAAGCTCCTCAATACCTGGCATCGGCCTACCATACTCTATCTGAAAATTACTCTTTGTTGGGCAAGGCCAAACAGGCAGCAGCCATGCTGGATAGTATGCGGGTTTTACTCACACCATACCCCGATGCGGATGCCTGGCTCGATTACTACGCAGCTGAGGGTATGCGCCTTACGATAACAAGTCAGTTTGATCAATCGCTTAGTGTTATTAACAAAGGTATTGAACTGGCGCAAAAGCTAAAGCAGGAATACCCGGAACAACGGCTGCTGATGCAGAAATTTTATGCCCTTTATAATAAAAAGTCCTTTCAGCAGGCTAAGGATGTGGCACTTGATCTTAGCCATCGCAAGCCATTCATGAACATGGCAGCCAATCGGTCGCAGTTGTTTTACTGCCTGGCTTTAACCGATGAAGAATTAAAGGACAAAGCCGGCGCTTATGACTGGATGAAGCGATACAGCGCCCTGAGTGATAGCATTTCTCACAGTACCCTGGAAACCAAAATAAACTCCCTGGAAATAAAATACCAGACCTCCGAAAAACAGAAAAAAATTACCGAACTGGAAGCAGGCCGGCAAAAAGCGGTATTTACCAACTGGCTGTTGGGTATTGCCAGTATTCTGTTACTGGTTATCCTGGCTTCCCTCGTTTTTTATTATCGCAACAGCAAAAAGCTGGCGCATCAAAAAGAGCTGAACTATCAGCAACAGCTTAAAGACATTGAGCAGCAGCAAAAACTCCAGTTTACACAAGCCATGCTTACCGGCGAAGAACAGGAACGGCAGCGGGTAGCACGCGATCTGCATGATGGGCTGGGGGGTATGCTTTCGGGCATCAAAATAAAACTTTCGGGGCAAGCTAAAGCCGGCGGGCACCAGGAGCTTGACGGGGTGATACAGCAATTGGACCATTCGGTAACAGAGCTTCGGCGCATTGCCCGTAACATGATGCCCGAAAGCTTGCTGCGTCTGGGCCTGGAAACCGCGCTGCGTGACCTGTGCGAATCATTGATGAGCGACCAGACACCTATCAAATTTCAGGCTTATGATATCCGGAAAGATATGCCGGCGGTTATCCAGGCTAATATTTATCGTATTGTACAGGAGCTTTTATCAAACGCCGTGAGGCATGCCAAGGCCAGCAAAATTGTATTACAATGCAGCCAGAACGATGAGATCTTTTTAATAACCATAGAAGACAACGGTATTGGATTTGATACTGCGGCCGGTTTAAAGGCAGAGGGAATAGGGTTTAGCAATATTAAAAATCGGGTAGATTATATGAAAGGAAAAATGGATATAGAATCGGTGATCAACGAAGGGACCATCATTAACATTGAATTGAATGCAGCAGGATAA
- a CDS encoding response regulator transcription factor, translating into MQQDKIILAIVDDHPMVIEGLKSLLKSEMAIYTAVSFTSGREFISFLSQNEVNLVFLDISLPDANGIELCKEIKKISPKTIVLGLSNQTERSIMLQMLQSGASGYLLKNVSPDELLTCIQEALHGLITFSREAKEIMARPSKNGLNEVASITKREKQILQLLAQGKTTAAIATELFLSPLTVDTHRKNLLQKFEVKNTAELLMAAVQQKLL; encoded by the coding sequence ATGCAGCAGGATAAGATCATACTCGCCATTGTCGACGATCATCCGATGGTGATTGAGGGTTTAAAATCATTATTAAAGTCCGAAATGGCTATTTATACCGCAGTGAGCTTCACAAGCGGTCGTGAGTTTATTTCCTTTTTAAGCCAGAATGAAGTAAACCTGGTATTCCTGGATATTAGTTTGCCCGATGCCAATGGTATTGAATTGTGTAAAGAGATCAAGAAAATTTCGCCAAAAACCATTGTACTGGGACTCAGTAATCAAACCGAACGGAGCATTATGCTGCAAATGCTGCAAAGCGGGGCCAGCGGTTATTTACTAAAAAATGTTTCGCCCGATGAATTGCTGACCTGTATACAGGAAGCGCTGCATGGCCTCATTACCTTTAGCAGGGAGGCCAAAGAGATCATGGCGCGGCCGTCAAAAAACGGGCTTAACGAAGTAGCCTCCATCACTAAAAGGGAAAAACAAATTTTACAGCTATTGGCCCAGGGTAAAACTACCGCGGCCATTGCCACCGAACTGTTCCTGAGTCCACTTACCGTTGATACACACCGTAAAAATCTGCTGCAAAAGTTTGAGGTAAAAAACACCGCAGAGCTATTGATGGCGGCTGTGCAGCAAAAGCTGTTGTGA
- a CDS encoding glucosaminidase domain-containing protein: protein MQKQIYLLLIVAVCLASCSAKKKTISNRQVKQNNNTIKKQNQDAIANYQSYTSLSYIERFKGIAIQEMNQYGIPASITLAQGLFESGSGNSDLAKVANNHFGIKCTSEWRGKSYYKDDDSHNECFRVYDNPDDSYRDHSAFLKRKNYARLFELDKNDYEGWARGLKQCGYATNPKYPELLINIIVRYHLDQYDRPEGEIAKIKREDRVLTQINNNIGKADTDTIAKTKPDDKIYTVKQGDTLYNISKRFGITVDELKGLNNIVDDHIAIGQKLVVVK, encoded by the coding sequence ATGCAAAAACAAATCTATCTCCTACTCATAGTGGCTGTTTGCCTTGCTTCCTGCTCGGCCAAAAAGAAAACCATCTCCAACAGACAGGTTAAGCAGAATAACAATACCATCAAAAAACAAAATCAGGATGCTATTGCCAATTATCAGTCATATACCTCCCTCTCCTATATCGAACGGTTTAAAGGCATAGCCATACAGGAAATGAATCAGTATGGTATCCCGGCAAGTATTACCCTGGCCCAGGGTTTATTTGAATCGGGTAGCGGCAACAGCGACCTGGCTAAAGTAGCCAACAATCACTTTGGTATTAAATGTACCAGTGAATGGAGAGGAAAAAGCTATTATAAGGATGATGACAGCCACAATGAGTGTTTTAGGGTGTATGATAATCCCGACGACTCCTACCGCGATCATTCCGCTTTTCTGAAACGTAAGAATTATGCCCGCCTGTTTGAGTTGGATAAAAACGACTATGAAGGCTGGGCCCGCGGACTAAAACAGTGCGGTTATGCCACAAATCCCAAATACCCCGAGTTGCTGATCAATATTATTGTACGCTATCATCTTGATCAATACGATCGCCCGGAAGGGGAAATTGCCAAGATCAAACGGGAAGACCGTGTGCTGACGCAGATCAACAATAATATTGGTAAAGCCGATACCGATACCATTGCTAAAACCAAACCCGACGATAAAATATATACCGTTAAGCAGGGAGATACACTATACAACATATCCAAACGTTTTGGAATAACAGTTGATGAGTTAAAAGGGCTAAACAATATTGTTGATGACCACATTGCCATTGGCCAAAAGCTGGTGGTAGTAAAGTAG
- a CDS encoding glucosaminidase domain-containing protein yields the protein MKKILLITSLLISTLAASAQKNTPTSYIEKFKDDAIRIMHETGIPASIVLGVAMHESASGNSALAQHLNNQFGVKGGGGAVFYKNHKKVRTSYKKYDSVMDSFQDFARIMTERKQFSHLADALTHYDYLGWAKGIQRSGYAGSRKWASQVLGIIRKYDLHDLDEKPEDSLKQVKPQLAETN from the coding sequence ATGAAGAAAATCTTACTGATTACATCATTGTTGATCTCAACATTAGCTGCTTCAGCACAGAAAAATACCCCAACTTCTTATATAGAAAAGTTTAAAGACGATGCCATACGCATCATGCACGAAACCGGGATACCAGCAAGCATCGTTTTAGGCGTGGCCATGCATGAATCGGCCAGCGGCAACAGCGCCCTTGCACAGCACTTAAACAACCAGTTTGGCGTAAAAGGCGGCGGCGGTGCGGTTTTTTATAAAAACCATAAAAAAGTACGCACATCTTACAAAAAATACGATTCGGTGATGGATTCTTTCCAGGATTTTGCCCGCATCATGACCGAGCGTAAGCAATTCAGCCACCTGGCCGATGCACTTACACATTATGATTACCTGGGTTGGGCCAAAGGTATTCAGCGCAGCGGTTATGCCGGTAGCCGTAAATGGGCTTCGCAGGTATTAGGTATCATTCGTAAGTATGATCTGCATGATCTTGACGAAAAACCGGAAGATTCTTTAAAGCAGGTTAAGCCCCAATTAGCAGAAACAAATTAA
- a CDS encoding O-methyltransferase, giving the protein MDILPHGLQAYLDDHCDPEPDALQKLNRETHLKVLRPHMLSGHYQGRLLSFLSKMVQPKLILEIGTFTGYSAICLAEGLVEGGILHTIEVNREMEEIINSHFKSTNVENKIKLHFGQAGAIIADLEEDNFDLVFIDADKKNNYTYFQMTFDKVRSGGLIIIDNVLWKGKVYGDEKDTDTENIRKLNDQIAVDPRVEKLILPVRDGLLVIRKK; this is encoded by the coding sequence ATGGATATTCTACCACATGGCCTACAGGCATACTTAGATGACCATTGCGATCCCGAGCCCGATGCATTGCAAAAGCTCAACCGGGAAACGCATTTAAAAGTGCTCCGTCCGCATATGTTATCGGGTCATTATCAGGGTCGTTTGCTCAGTTTTTTGAGCAAAATGGTACAGCCCAAACTGATCCTGGAGATAGGCACTTTTACAGGTTACTCCGCCATTTGTCTGGCCGAAGGCCTGGTGGAAGGCGGCATCCTCCATACCATTGAAGTGAACCGCGAAATGGAGGAAATCATCAATTCACACTTTAAATCAACAAATGTTGAAAACAAAATAAAGCTGCATTTTGGCCAGGCAGGGGCCATTATTGCTGATTTAGAGGAAGATAATTTCGACCTTGTGTTTATTGATGCTGATAAAAAGAATAATTATACTTACTTTCAAATGACTTTTGACAAGGTCAGGTCCGGAGGATTAATAATAATTGATAATGTTTTGTGGAAAGGAAAGGTGTACGGCGACGAAAAAGATACCGATACCGAAAACATCCGCAAACTAAATGACCAGATAGCTGTTGACCCCAGGGTAGAAAAACTAATCCTGCCGGTACGTGATGGGCTGCTGGTTATCAGAAAAAAATAA